A stretch of the Nicotiana tabacum cultivar K326 chromosome 6, ASM71507v2, whole genome shotgun sequence genome encodes the following:
- the LOC107778650 gene encoding pentatricopeptide repeat-containing protein At2g30780, whose translation MAFRICNFERKIEKRKASTFSFLSTFTAAAPPVQPPISTAQLLRHSASRPPIAGAGYHFTWLSMMKRVWRISDASQTEAILQRFSENYRKHSWCYTIARASANTLWVRGLAGGAASSQPAWSQVFALFADRWSHADSLVKQDLRERVSHLRDELLACNGDAEKIERILADRGVLLFRRYADGSAVVELLKQLKSSPQLALQAFDWRRRQLDYWTPMTAEEYSKAIVVAGRLKNVDLAAELFKEASNKQLKSTSLYNALMTAYMFNGLAVKCQSVFRDLKREATCTPTIVTYNILISVFGRLMLIDHMEATLREINDLNICPNVSTYNNLIAGYITAWMWDDVEKTYRIMKAGGVIPDLATHLLMLRGYAHSGKLDKMEEIYELVKGHVDQYGIPLIRSMICAYSKSSDVNKVQKIEELMRLIPKDDYRPWLNVILICLYAKEDLLDEMEHSINEAFKRNTSVTTVGVMRCIISSYFRNNAVDELANFVSRAECAGWKICRSLYHCKMVLYASQRRLIEMEQVLDEMDKVNLVCSKKTFWILLKAYTTWGEKDKLHQVLGMMCKHGYGIPTNG comes from the exons GGTACCACTTTACCTGGCTGTCAATGATGAAGAGGGTATGGAGAATCTCGGATGCTTCCCAGACGGAAGCAATTCTCCAAAGATTTTCTGAAAATTATAGAAAACATTCATGGTGTTACACAATTGCACGAGCTTCAGCCAATACGTTGTGGGTTCGAGGACTAGCGGGCGGAGCAGCTTCTTCCCAACCTGCCTGGTCACAGGTATTTGCTTTGTTCGCAGACAGGTGGAGTCACGCTGATTCATTGGTCAAACAGGATCTAAGAGAAAGGGTTTCACATTTAAGGGATGAGTTGCTAGCTTGCAATGGTGATGCTGAAAAAATTGAGAGAATATTAGCGGATAGAGGGGTTTTGTTGTTTAGGAGGTATGCAGATGGTTCTGCAGTTGTTGAGCTCTTAAAACAACTAAAATCTTCGCCCCAATTAGCGCTCCAG GCTTTTGACTGGAGGAGAAGACAATTGGATTACTGGACTCCCATGACAGCTGAGGAGTATTCCAAGGCTATTGTTGTGGCTGGAAGGTTAAAGAATGTTGATCTTGCAGCTGAACTATTCAAAGAGGCTTCCAACAAGCAACTCAAGTCCACCTCTTTATATAACGCCCTTATGACTGCTTATATGTTCAATGGTTTGGCTGTAAAGTGTCAATCAGTTTTTCGGGACTTGAAGAGGGAAGCAACATGTACTCCAACTATTGTAACATACAACATACTTATCTCGGTGTTTGGTAGATTAATGCTGATAGATCACATGGAGGCAACCCTACGGGAAATAAATGATTTGAATATCTGCCCAAATGTTAGTACATACAACAATTTAATTGCTGGGTATATCACAGCATGGATGTGGGATGATGTGGAGAAGACATATAGAATCATGAAGGCAGGAGGTGTCATACCTGATCTTGCTACCCATTTATTGATGCTTCGAGGATATGCACATTCTGGTAAGTTGGATAAGATGGAAGAGATCTATGAGCTTGTCAAAGGTCATGTTGATCAGTACGGGATCCCATTAATTCGATCTATGATATGTGCTTACAGTAAAAGTTCTGACGTAAATAAAGTTCAAAAGATTGAAGAGTTGATGAGGTTGATTCCTAAAGATGATTATAGGCCTTGGTTGAATGTCATATTAATCTGTCTGTATGCAAAGGAGGATTTATTAGACGAGATGGAACATTCAATAAATGAGGCATTTAAACGTAACACGTCTGTCACAACAGTTGGTGTCATGCGTTGCATCATTTCAAGTTATTTCCGAAACAATGCAGTAGACGAACTTGCTAATTTTGTTAGCCGTGCAGAATGTGCTGGTTGGAAAATATGTAGGTCCCTTTACCACTGCAAGATGGTTTTGTATGCTTCACAAAGGCGACTCATTGAAATGGAGCAAGTTCTTGATGAGATGGATAAAGTGAACTTGGTCTGTTCAAAGAAAACGTTTTGGATATTACTTAAAGCCTACACAACGTGGGGGGAAAAGGATAAACTTCATCAGGTCTTGGGTATGATGTGCAAGCATGGATATGGAATTCCTACGAATGGATGA